In Citrus sinensis cultivar Valencia sweet orange chromosome 4, DVS_A1.0, whole genome shotgun sequence, one DNA window encodes the following:
- the LOC107177766 gene encoding uncharacterized protein LOC107177766 yields MLVENILQSKEFWELVELGYVESASGSVQTDAQRKKNDEMKLKDLKVKNYLFQAIDRTVLDTILKKDTAKEIWDAIKKKFEGNARLKRSHLQALRREFETLEMRSGEGVTKYFSKVMTVANKMRIYGEDMQDVKVVEKILRSLTEKFNYVVCSIEESKDIDALTIDELQSSLIVHEQKFQRRNSEEQVLKVTYE; encoded by the coding sequence ATGCTGGTGGAAAATATCCTACAATCTAAGGAATTTTGGGAGCTGGTGGAGCTTGGATATGTTGAGTCAGCTAGTGGATCAGTGCAGACGGATGCACAACGAAAGAAGAATGATGAGATGAAGCTGAAGGATCTGAAAGTGAAGAACTATCTCTTTCAGGCGATCGATCGCACCGTTCTCGACACCATTCTCAAGAAGGATACTGCCAAAGAAATATGGGACGCCATAAAGAAAAAGTTCGAAGGAAATGCAAGGCTCAAAAGGTCTCATCTCCAAGCTCTCCGTAGAGAATTTGAAACTCTTGAGATGAGGTCTGGTGAAGGAGTGACAAAGTACTTCTCTAAGGTCATGACAGTGGCAAACAAGATGCGTATTTATGGAGAAGATATGCAGGATGTTAAAGTGGTGGAGAAAATTCTACGCTCTTTAACTGAGAAGTTCAACTATGTTGTGTGTTCTATAGAGGAGTCAAAAGACATTGATGCTCTCACTATTGATGAGTTACAAAGCTCATTAATAGTGCATGAACAGAAGTTCCAGAGGCGTAATAGTGAGGAGCAGGTCTTAAAGGTGACTTATGAATGA
- the LOC102622590 gene encoding probable galacturonosyltransferase 15, whose translation MKFYISTTGIKRVTISNSGTGKRSSAPAAALAGRRIPSSRTLLPVVLVLGIVLPFLFVRVAFLVLESSAVCSSSLGCIGRRIFSGSDTSLKLREELTRALIEAKDGSGNGGGGIQGTLDSFNELVKEVTSKRQDIKAFAFKTKAMLLKMEHEVQSSRQRESIYWHLASHGVPKSLHCLCLKLAEEYAVNAMARSRLPSPEYVSHLTDPSFHHVVLLTDNVLAASVVVSSTVQNSARPEKLVFHIVTDKKTYTPMHSWFAINSFRPAVVEVKGLHQYDWPQEVNVGVKEMLEAHRLIWSHYYKNLKHEDFEYEGENRRCLEVLSPSCLSLMNHLRIYIPELFPDLNKILFLDDDVVVQHDLSSLLELDLNGKVVGAVVGSLCGDNCCPGRKYKDYLNFSYPIISSNFDHDHCAWLYGMNVLDLEAWRRTNITATYHKWLKLNLKSGLELWQPGALPPALLALDGNVHPIDPSWHVAELGQRSLEAHEETLKSAAVLHFSGPAKPWLEIGLPEVRGLWSGHVNFSNKFIRKCRIAG comes from the exons ATGAAGTTCTACATATCGACGACGGGGATTAAGAGAGTCACGATATCAAACTCCGGTACTGGCAAGCGATCGTCGGCGCCGGCAGCGGCTCTGGCTGGCCGCAGGATTCCGAGTTCCCGGACTCTGTTGCCGGTGGTGCTCGTCCTTGGAATCGTATTGCCCTTTCTCTTTGTTCGCGTTGCGTTTCTGGTGCTCGAATCTTCTGCTGTCTGTTCTTCTTCGCTTG GTTGTATAGGACGGAGGATTTTCAGCGGGAGTGACACATCTCTG AAACTCAGAGAAGAATTGACAAGAGCTTTAATAGAAGCAAAAGATGGTAGCGGTAATGGAGGAGGAGGAATACAAGGTACCTTAGATTCTTTCAACGAGCTTGTGAAGGAAGTGACATCAAAACGACAAGACATCAAGGCTTTTGCTTTCAAGACCAAAGCTATG CTTTTGAAGATGGAGCATGAGGTCCAGTCTTCTAGACAACGTGAATCAATTTACTGGCATTTAGCTTCACATGGTGTCCCAAAGAGCTTACATTGCCTTTGCCTCAAACTGGCAGAAGAATATGCTGTAAATGCCATGGCCCGATCTCGTTTACCTTCACCCGAATATGTTTCGCACCTAACTGATCCATCCTTTCACCATGTTGTTCTCTTAACGGATAATGTCCTCGCCGCTTCTGTTGTCGTCTCTTCTACAGTCCAAAACTCAGCCAGACCTGAGAAGTTGGTGTTTCACATAGTCACAGACAAGAAAACTTACACCCCAATGCATTCATGGTTTGCAATCAATTCGTTTAGACCAGCGGTTGTGGAAGTTAAGGGATTGCACCAATATGATTGGCCTCAGGAGGTGAATGTTGGAGTCAAAGAGATGTTAGAGGCTCATCGTTTAATTTGGAGCCATTACTACAAGAATTTGAAGCATGAAGACTTTGAATATGAGGGTGAGAATAGGAGATGTCTAGAGGTTCTAAGCCCTAGCTGCCTATCTCTTATGAATCATCTCAGAATTTATATTCCCGAG CTGTTTCCAGATCTGAACAAGATACTGTTTCTGGACGATGATGTAGTAGTACAACATGACTTGTCATCCCTGTTGGAACTGGATCTCAATGGGAAAGTTGTTGGTGCTGTTGTTGGCTCATTATGTGGGGACAACTGTTGCCCAGGAAGAAAATACAAGGATTACTTGAATTTCTCATACCCAATAATATCGTCAAATTTTGATCATGATCATTGTGCTTGGCTTTATGGAATGAATGTGCTTGATCTTGAAGCTTGGAGGAGGACAAACATCACGGCAACATACCATAAATGGTTAAAACTT AACCTCAAATCTGGATTGGAATTATGGCAACCAGGAGCACTTCCACCAGCTTTGCTTGCTTTGGATGGTAACGTGCATCCTATTGATCCTTCATGGCACGTGGCTGAGTTAGGTCAGAGATCCCTGGAAGCTCATGAAGAAACATTGAAATCTGCTGCTGTTTTACATTTCAGTGGCCCTGCAAAGCCATGGCTTGAGATTGGGTTGCCAGAGGTACGAGGTTTATGGAGTGGACATGTAAATTTCTCAAACAAGTTCATTAGAAAATGTAGAATCGCCGGATGA